The following coding sequences lie in one Maniola jurtina chromosome 11, ilManJurt1.1, whole genome shotgun sequence genomic window:
- the LOC123869490 gene encoding uncharacterized protein LOC123869490: protein MPPKVDAKSKEDSSEGEDIQDAKLTILLAKREATFGIMQNIFELSRDDDIHTNDEKREHFLDESSQIDSLRERFESIVDNCNSRLLQLNPEATPNYHCLYAFETLYSRVKRILSKWSTSDSTPETNYNVSPALLKAKPKLAPISILDFDGDIKSFQMFYTTFKSVVDNNPLLTDAEKLFYLLPKLKGKAKSAIAGISPCAENYQLILQTLINRFDDKRMLTSAYLHELFRYKGFQIPSAANFESFIDQFAGAVSALKNLKLDNLADLIILHIATQKIDTETVRAFETKCGKKIPNFDDFVEFITTRAKVFERTNKNTTNVSDTRQNKNIKQTSHGSSGSAPKYQAYVSTVDKPTSSKCLCKNISHTFLYKCADFNKLSTPQERFKCVKDKNACVNCLSVLHKVGQCGVPPHCSCGLSHNKRLHFQRREENSHASSIDGAVTSSSPPIPNKSSLVASERTDVTPSATDVGASTSATHSYSSQISNRVGDKRSTVLLATAQVAVYDSNGKRHIIRVLLDSASQADFISRECCERLGFQWSKTEPTIVKGFGGIEKVIQSNSVNFKFYSRFNDDVSFNISPLVVDKVTDKLPTAVVDTSVLSHLKGIPFADESFGVPDKIDALIGASLFPHLLLPDDVHTSRRDSSMPVALRTVLGLVLMGNAPTISTVNTYSALTCCFVQEPPAIDSIVRRFWELEELPSASVQHPDDAECEDFYTSTTIRDPVTGRYVVGLPFKEDVCSLGNSMDVAKKRFACLERKLEASPKLRSAYDDVIKNYLAKDYISPAPSYDSQDPVPIYVMPHTGILREDKSTKLRMVVDASCPSSSGQALNHLLHSGPNLQGDLFKIILNFRLHEIAMTADCREQFLQIIMREADRRYQCFLYRFRPQDPLVLYQFNRVCFGLTSSPYHALRTVRQLVEDDGAKYPLASSIVLPALYMDDVAFSLPCEREAVTASQQMIDLFKGAQWDLIKWNSNSREVLNHIPASHKLPTEVEFDKTVHHKILGLHWSTENDSFYFKISVPDDVTCTKRSILSTVARLWDIMGFVAPTVVYAKILIKMLWQLNLDWDTVAPPHIIKMWRQFCDELPALNKLHIPRHVGVTEGCEITLLGLSDASLEAYGAVVYLHVSSPSGNTVRLVCAKSKVSPTKPHSIARLELLGGVLLSKLLRTVHDNYAERVPIKATYAFLDSKVALYWIKSSPHRWQTFVANRVVKITEKVHPAKDGIIRVATVKISGRTYLRPVVRLCPLPTQ from the exons ATGCCGCCTAAAGTTGATGCTAAATCGAAAGAAGATTCAAGTGAGGGTGAAGATATTCAAGATGCTAAATTGACTATTTTACTTGCTAAACGTGAAGCTACATTTGGAATTATGCAAAATATCTTCGAATTGTCTCGTGATGACGACATTCATACTAATGACGAAAAACGGGAACATTTTCTCGATGAATCGTCACAGATTGATTCGTTGCGCGAAAGATTCGAGTCCATCGTAGACAATTGTAATTCTCGTTTATTGCAATTAAATCCTGAAGCAACTCCTAATTATCACTGTCTGTATGCTTTTGAGACTTTGTATAGTAGGGTCAAACGGATTCTGTCAAAATGGTCAACTTCCGATTCGACACCGGAAACAAATTATAATGTGAGTCCCGCGCTTCTAAAGGCCAAGCCAAAGCTGGCTCCCATATCGATATTAGATTTCGATGGTGACATAAAATCCTTTCAGATGTTCTATACGACCTTCAAGTCAGTAGTAGATAATAATCCATTACTCACCGATGCCGAAAAGCTATTTTATCTATTACCGAAGCTGAAGGGAAAAGCAAAAAGCGCGATCGCGGGAATTTCTCCGTGTGCTGAAAATTATCAGTTAATTTTACAGACGCTTATCAATCGCTTCGATGATAAACGAATGTTAACTTCCGCATATTTACATGAATTATTTCGTTATAAAGGTTTTCAAATTCCCTCTGCAGCTAACTTTGAATCTTTCATAGACCAGTTCGCTGGCGCAGTGAGcgctttaaaaaacttaaaattagataatttgGCTGATCTCATTATATTGCATATAGCTACACAAAAGATAGACACTGAGACAGTACGCGCGTTTGAAACAAAGTGCGGAAAGAAAATACCTAACTTCGACGATTTTGTGGAATTTATCACGACTCGCGCGAAGGTATTCGAACgtactaataaaaatacaacaaacGTTTCGGATACacgtcaaaataaaaatataaaacagacAAGCCACGGGTCTTCTGGCAGTGCGCCGAAGTACCAGGCTTATGTAAGCACAGTTGATAAGCCTACCTCGTCTAAATGTCTATGTAAAAATATATCGCATACGTTTTTATATAAATGTgccgattttaataaattatcaaCCCCTCAGGAACGTTTTAAGTGCGTTAAGGATAAAAATGCCTGTgtaaattgtttgtctgtcttacATAAAGTAGGTCAATGCGGGGTCCCCCCTCATTGTTCTTGTGGATTATCGCATAATAAAAGACTTCACTTTCAACGTCGCGAAGAAAATAGTCACGCGTCAAGCATAGACGGAGCTGTGACGTCATCGTCACCGCCTATACCTAACAAATCGTCGCTCGTAGCAAGTGAACGCACCGACGTAACTCCAAGTGCTACGGACGTAGGCGCTTCTACAAGCGCTACGCATTCGTACAGTAGTCAAATATCGAATCGTGTAGGAGATAAGCGATCTACTGTCCTATTAGCTACAGCACAAGTTGCAGTTTATGATAGCAACGGTAAGCGACATATAATTCGTGTTTTATTAGATAGCGCTTCTCAAGCAGATTTTATATCTCGAGAATGTTGCGAGCGTCTAGGCTTTCAATGGTCAAAAACAGAACCTACTATTGTTAAAGGATTCGGTGGAATAGAAAAGGTTATTCAATCCAATTcagttaattttaaattttattctcgCTTCAATGACGACGTTAGCTTCAATATTTCGCCACTCGTCGTTGACAAAGTGACAGATAAATTGCCTACGGCTGTGGTAGATACGTCGGTCCTATCACACCTTAAGGGTATCCCGTTTGCTGACGAAAGTTTCGGCGTACCTGATAAAATAGATGCTTTAATAGGAGCTTCCCTATTCCCGCATTTGCTTCTGCCCGACGACGTCCATACGTCACGTCGCGACTCGTCGATGCCAGTCGCACTGCGCACGGTCTTAGGTCTCGTGCTCATGGGCAATGCGCCTACGATATCTACCGTGAATACATACTCGGCCTTGACATGTTGTTTCGTTCAAGAGCCTCCCGCTATTGACTCTATAGTTAGGCGTTTCTGGGAACTCGAAGAGCTTCCTTCCGCTTCGGTTCAACATCCCGACGATGCTGAATGCGAAGACTTTTATACTTCGACTACTATCCGTGATCCCGTCACTGGCAGATACGTTGTCGGCCTGCCATTTAAAGAGGATGTATGTTCGCTAGGGAATTCTATGGACGTAGCTAAAAAACGTTTCGCTTGCCTCGAAAGAAAGCTCGAAGCTTCACCTAAATTGAGGTCAGCGTATGATGACGTCATAAAAAATTATCTCGCGAAAGATTATATATCTCCCGCGCCTTCGTATGATTCTCAAGATCCTGTTCCTATCTATGTGATGCCCCATACAGGAATCCTAAGGGAAGACAAATCGACGAAATTGAGAATGGTCGTAGATGCTTCATGTCCTTCCAGCTCCGGTCAGGCATTGAACCATCTGCTACATTCCGGCCCTAACCTACAGGGTgatctatttaaaataattttaaattttcgtcTACATGAGATAGCAATGACAGCCGATTGTCGCGAGCAATTTCTACAAATAATTATGCGCGAAGCTGATCGTCGCTATCAATGCTTCTTATATCGCTTTAGACCACAAGACCCTCTCGTGCTATATCAATTCAATCGTGTCTGTTTTGGCCTCACTTCGAGTCCTTACCATGCACTGCGCACGGTACGACAGCTCGTTGAAGATGATGGCGCGAAATATCCGCTAGCGAGTAGCATTGTGCTACCGGCGCTATACATGGATGACGTTGCTTTCTCGCTTCCTTGCGAGCGTGAAGCAGTCACTGCGTCACAACAGATGATTGACTTGTTCAAAGGCGCACAGTGGGATTTAATCAAGTGGAATAGCAATTCTCGTGAAGTTTTAAATCATATTCCAGCTTCGCACAAACTTCCTACTGAAGTGGAGTTTGATAAAACCGTGCACCATAAGATACTTGGTTTGCATTGGTCTACCGAAAATGACtcgttttatttcaaaatttccgTACCCGACGATGTGACATGCACTAAGCGCTCCATCTTGTCGACTGTTGCCCGTCTGTGGGACATAATGGGCTTCGTTGCTCCCACTGTCGTGTATgccaaaatattaattaaaatgctTTGGCAATTAAACCTTGATTGGGACACTGTAGCTCCACCACACATCATTAAGATGTGGAGACAGTTTTGCGATGAACTACCAGCCCTGAACAAACTTCACATACCACGTCATGTGGGCGTGACCGAAGGCTGTGAAATAACCCTTTTGGGACTGTCAGATGCTAGCCTCGAAGCTTACGGTGCTGTAGTTTATTTGCACGTGAGTTCACCTTCTGGCAACACTGTGCGTCTTGTTTGCGCGAAAAGTAAAGTTTCGCCGACAAAACCACATTCGATCGCGCGTCTCGAGCTACTAGGTGGCGTCTTATTATCGAAATTGCTTCGTACTGTACATGACAATTATGCTGAGCGCGTCCCAATCAAAGCTACGTATGCATTTCTCGACTCAAAAGTCGCCTTGTATTGGATCAAGAGTTCTCCGCATAGATGGCAGACTTTCGTCGCGAATCGCGTGGTTAAAATAACA GAGAAAGTGCACCCCGCGAAAGACGGCATAATTCGCGTAGCGACCGTGAAAATTTCTGGGAGAACTTATCTCCGTCCGGTTGTTCGATTATGCCCTCTTCCAACGCAGTAA